The Mastacembelus armatus chromosome 13, fMasArm1.2, whole genome shotgun sequence DNA segment TGCTTTACATCTTTCCCCTGGCTGCTAATCTACCACTGTTCTAATTCCTGTAAAACTGTCGGTCCCTTTGTATTATATCAAACATGATGCCATGTGTAAAATCCACAGATGTTATATCAGCTACTTTGCCACTTGGTTTCGAGGGGGAGATCAGGAATTAGTTTGTATGCATTGATGAGTCATTTGCTTTATAAGTCATCTCTCCCACTTTGGTAAAACAGTCTTTTGTTATTAGTTTTTAGAGCATTTTCTTTGACAACAAAGGGAGGTTTTATGCAGAGGAGGCATCGTAGTTAATAGAAAGCTGCAGGACTGTGGGAACAGCTTCTGTTCACCACTACTCTCCCAGGGAGTCAGAGTCCTGTGTACTTGGCCATCAAAGGCAAACCTTTCCCCTCCACCCCTGCCCTTGTTTAAAGCAGTAAATCCGTTTTCTTCTCATCTTCTAACACACTCTAAATCAAGAGGACACTTTCAAGGCAACAGAGTAAGAGCGATGGGACACAGACTGATCCTCTGTGTCCAAGTCACTTCGGTTGTGCTATTTAGTCCACAAGACTGATGTCATCCagttcagaaaaacagacatcacAAAAGGTACCTACACCTATCTGATTCCTCTCTTTCACAGTGTAACACATGGTGTTTTATTGGCTGTAGTTTATTCAGATACGGCAATAAAGTCTGCTAATTTATATTTTCTCATTACTGCTAAGTTGTGTAACCTAGTGAGCATTAAAAAACTTACTGTATCTCAGATACATGGGGTCACATGCATTAACAGCTGGAAAGCAGATAATTGCGCCCCCTGCTGTTCGTCCTTGCTTATTCGTCTCTAATTATCACCCACGAGAGTACAGAGATTTTTCTTCACTGACAAGCTGTCTGAAGCAAAGAACAAACCAACCGAGCAGATCTTTGGTCCATATGGTCCACTCTTAAAATAGTCCATATTCAGGCTAACAAGATGTAAAAGAAAAGGACAGACCTATTATGCTCTGGTATGTTTTAGGCTACCATTGGCTTCAAAAACTCCTCACATGAGAATCTATCCAGACCCTCACTAATATGATTTTCCAAGttctttttttaaggttttttttttcctttactctAGAATTTAGTCTCCACCAAGTGGGTGCTGTGCTATGTTTGGAGGTGTTACAGAATATTGATTGTTCACCCACAGCCATTAAAGAGACAGGAGAACGTGGCCGTGGCACCTTCGAGACTGAgtaggagaagagagagaatagGTCCATATAAACCCCTTAGAGGATGTTTATGAGAGCACAGCGGAGGAGGAATGTCAGCTTAAAAAGGAAGTGCTGTGCAAAACCACTGAGAGCAAGATGCATGTCAGTTGTCCTATCTGTACAGCTGGAGATGTTACCAAGAacctgcatctgtgtgtgtgtgtgtgtgagaatgagtGACTTGAGTGTGGATGAACTCTTACACTAAAGGAGGAgttgtgtttttcctgtgtgaGAATGCATGTGCAGTGACTTTGTGCAGTGTGCAGCATGGCTCAGATGTGCGTGGGTGTGCTGAGTGGGAGCACTGGGAGACTGAAGATGCTCTGTCCTGTTTCTCATAAAAGGAACAAGACTGGCTGAGCAAATGAAGCAAAattttgttattctttttcTATTTGATTTAATCACCTTATTGCTATAAAGACAGACCACATACTAGAAAATGTTTGACAGGCAAACAAATCACTATATGGTGTAGGTGTTTATGAAAATGGTCTTGATAATGATAAATgcttaaaatgaacattttatagCATGCTGCATGGAGGCGCTGCAAAAGTGTACAATGAAATCATTTAATTGTCCTATTCAGAGCTAATATTTGTTGTATAAACTCCATTTGTGGTTTGTAATTGGTAGATGTAAAAGTTAGAGATGCCCAATTTTAGGTTATGAAACATTCATGAGCTCTATTGTgtaaagaaacagaagagaaacattGTTTATGCTTCATGGAAGCCTGATCTCTCCAATTAGCAGGCCTGTTTATGTTGTactaacaaaagaaaaatgagcagTTTTGGCTGATGCACTGTACAAAAATCTCAACTTTACCACTTCACCATCACAACAACTGAGACAGAGGTGACACATTACATAAAAGGTACTGTTGGAAACAAACAGATCCTTAGCTTGaattaatgaaatttaaaacagacatttaaccATATATTTAAGGTGGATTTATTAGTATAACGCCATGATTCTACAGCAAAGTACAGCAAGGTACTATTAAATTTGTGCTAAAGCATAAAGGCTCTGACTATGAATATGAGATTTTCACACctgatttaatttaaacaagtcaaacccaccaacacaacAACAGAGCATATCGAACCAGAGTCTCATAAGGTAAAGCTGTACCAAATGCATCTTGAAAAAAAGTGTAATTACTGCATGCTTACTGTTGTGGAAGATCAGATTTATAGAAAATGCTTGAAAAGGTGAAAAGACAACATACTTATGTGATCAAAAAAGATAATCAAGACTGCTGCAATCTGATTTACATAACTGAGAATAAATAGAACATACATAGCTACTtctcttttaaattttaatcatttttgtaaGCAAGTGAAATCAGTAAATAATAGTCAAGATACAAGCATGTCAGAAAACAACGCAGAATAACAAATAATTTAAGCCACTAATTACACAAAGTCTAATGCTGATGCATACAAGGTTTATGCACAGACGGCATGAACGGAACCATCCAAAATAAGCCCTGTTTAGCATTTAgacattcattttcacattcacagaTCATCATCTAAAAACTAGCACACTACCAGAAGTTTCACAAGTACATGCAGTGAGTTGCAAATTCTGGGTCAAAGACATCCGTACTGATGATACTGCTGGAGAAGCAGAGGAGTGTTAAAGTTCACAAAATTCACATAACACACCCTCAAAACTGTTCATTTTCTACTGCTAATTTgtgttgaaaaagaaaatgactccTGGGGTAAAAAGGTGTGCCTGAACACCAGCCCAGCCACCTTATGCCAGCCAGCTCTCGCTACCTtactttccctctttcttttcatcCAGGTCAGAACAGGGGCGTCACTGCTCTGGCACAGATGTGTCGTCTCTCTCTACTGCCCCCGATCCTCCTGTctctaaaaacagaaacaggcaaGGCGTAGTCAAGCACTGCagagcctggaaaaacagtttctaTGACACTTTCTGTGTTGTTAAAGTCTTTGATACACAGTCACAAACTCTAAGGTTTTTTGTGCGTAGATCTATTGTACAAAACAAAGCACTACAAGACAACTTCTCATCGAGCTGCCACATAAGAAGGATTCATTTTCGTTTGAAGGTACTGTGTGATGCTGAGAACTTGATACCGTGTGATGGCTGGCATAATCAGTGAGCTCAAAAACCCACTTCTGCTGTGGAATGGGGGTCTACCCCAGTGGGTGCTCAGGATGCTGGGTTCCAGTCCGACAGGTCCATTAATTCTTCTCAGCCTTCCaacacatatactgtacctAAAGCACCTGAAGCTATAAATACATCTCCCACATAAGGATGCAAGGCATCCAGCAACTAGGTTAGGGTGAATTGTTGAAGTAAGTGCCTTGGGTCAACCTCATCCCctaaaaacactttttatctttcaggaaaaggtgattttattttattttatttacttatttatttttgtgtactAGGAATGTAAAGCCAGCTCTCACTTCTATAAGAAACTCTTTTGTAGAAGTAgaggttttatttattactgttgttACATGAAAGCCTGGCTTTAGTTTCTAGaagcataaaaaacaaatcagcctTTGTTTGTACTGATTAGCAGGTGtctgcaggaaaacaaagaaaaacattttttgactgAATAGCTGAGTTCTGAAACAATTTCCTTGTCCACATAAAAATGCTTAAATTAAAAAtaggaaaacatgtttatgaCTGCTGTGAGCATGTAACTTGATATTTTCCAGATAAACTGATCAATCACAAatatcttctctctctctcccttaaTTTATCAGCACATTTAGAAGCAGATTAATTTATAACCTTTAACAGAAGACTTAATTTGAAAGATTCAATCATTTGTTGCTGGAGACCTTATGGTGTAATTAAATGAGTTACTCAGTTATGTATTGCATTAATCACACTAGGGATAACCCATAGAGGGCTCTAATAGGTGTATTTAATTATGTATAGCTTATAAATGGTTTCATTTCCAGGTGTGTAAAATGGCAGATCAGTTATTTTACTGCATTATTGTCAAGTTGAAGTTGTGACCACAAAATATTCCCACCCTCATCTTACAATGAGACACAGGAATTCCTGATTTAAAAACTATTGTTCTACTATCAACATGCAGAATATCCTTAAAACTATTACATCTCATTCATCTGCATTATGTGTAACATTTGCTGGCTTATCACGTTAAATAGTGAATTCCTTTAACTCGAGATTTTTTGCAATCAAGTAAACCATTTCTATCACTCACCTTTTATCACCTACTGTAGATACAGCTCCTGATGGGAGCCTTACAGTCACCAGCCATAATGCCCTCTTTAATGGCATTATGTGACCTACTCTTATCCCTTGGTTCTACACCACTGACCTGTGTCCCCCTGGCTGCCGTTGAGCACATCCCCAGTGCTGCTCACCTCCTCCCCTTCCGTTTTATCCTCCGGCTTCATCTTCTTACGGGTCATGTGGCCACGGAAGCCAGCCTGGATCTTGGCAGCAGCCCTGTTGGCCTCAGGGTCATCCAGAGGAATGTCCAtgatgtcctcctcctcctggggCCGGTTGCACTCCTCCTGCTGAGGTGACAACAAAGTAGTTGTAGTTTATCACAGTAGGAGGGCATATTACATGATCATGTGaggatgttttctttctgaaactGGTGAGAGAATCTCGTCCTTAACAGATTGTGACACCATATTTTGTGAAGTTGCACACATCCTGTTATTTGTTACAGCAAGGGGTGTGTGCTTGTTGCAGACTGGCTCTATTTTATTGCATGACTTCAATGGGGCTTTCAGGACCATGATCTGCTATTATCAGTGAACTAAAAGCCATAAAACCTCACATTCAGCGGACAAAAGGCTTCACAACAGTCATGGAAATATTATCAGTTTattacacaaaacaaagcaaactgctgtttttctaTTGAGAAATAATAATCCACTTCGTTCACAGgaagtatattttaaaaaatatctttcaCGGAAATAAACACTTGTGCTGCAGCCGTCAGCCAAAAAAGATGACCCAGCAAAAGTGCTGCTGCAGTCAACACCAGCAGCTCATTCAGTGACTCAAAGTACAGCATCCACCATCCCAAAGGAAACATGGGGTGGGTGGAAAAGAAATTCTGGCTTGTCATAAAGTGTCAGTGGAATAGTGCCAAGGCTGTCGACAAGTTATGTAAACACCAGTTCAAATTCTGTGGCAAACACATATCAGCTACACCCTGTGCTTTTCTTATGGAAACAGATTGGCATTTCACACAAAGGCAGCCCACAGACCAAGCCCACTGTCATCCCACTACCTTGATGAAGCAGTGCATCATGTCTCCAGTGAAGCCCCTTCAGTGTAGGAGTGTGACCACCCACCTGTTCAGCCAGCATTCATTAGCCTCTCTGTCTGACTGCTCACTGAGCAGCCAGAAACCAGCTCTTTTACAGCAGCAGAGATGCAGAGCTGTTGCACTAGATTTTGCTGGCTACACACATTCTCATGGgtcttattgtttttattgcctTAGGGTCCCTAGACTTAATCTGACACTGATTGACTTGAAATATTCTGATGCAAATCTCATGTAATATTATCCACTTGATGCATGTAGCTTTTTATAATAGGGCTTTATATTTCTAACATATATTATACTCCAGCTAAATGACAAAATTACACGCTATACACACATTATCTAGTTTGAAGCAAACCAAACACTACTAATACCATTAGTAACTAACAAACTGAACTACTGAGTTAACTAAATGTGCATCTACTTTGGAACTGATCAGtgattaaaaattaaaagaaaaaaaattaaagaaagttAATCTGAAGCTTCTACTTACATTGTGACAGTCCATGTCTTACTCTTAAAGATGACTTCAGGCTTCAGGTGAGCTGAGCTAGTATCACTTGTATGCCTCAGTTTCTATGTGGATCAAGCAATGCTCTCTGTAAATGAGTCTATGGTTTAATACAGATGCCTCACTGGCTTTTACTAACAATCACTGTATGTTCAGTAACACCCGCTCACGCActgagtgagagagggagagagacatacagtcagagagagaggaagggagaaagagggagggagggaaagagagaccTCCTACAAACATGACAGCATGTGTTCCATCTTTTCAGTCTCATTAAGGTTGCTGACCTACAGTGCTCACATTAATGGTACAGACCATTAACAGACGAAACATGGCCTAAAGACttaagaaaaaatgaaacaaagtgagTTTATAGActatttaagtgatttaatGTTTGACAGTTTTGACAGAGGTGAAAATGAGAAGTTTTAGTCTGTATAATAACGATCACACAAAATGACACTAGCACATATACAGAGCTTCACAAGAACTCACAAGTTTCACTGTTACAATAATAAAttccacaaataaaaacagatgaccAACATAGAAATACTATGTAAAAGCCAGATGGTCATACAACAATAACTGCTGACTTTCAAATTCTACTAATagcattgaaaataaaacagtgtaAGCATCTTGGACTGTTTTACACTAGGAGGTGTTATAAATTTATTAGAGGCAGAGTGAGCTAACAACCCTCTTCATCCCTCTGATCCCAGCTGGTATGGCCGCCCACACTCCTCTGCCAGCCTCAGAGACAAGAcggagagaaacagaaaacatccattTATCTGAGTTATATCTCTGACACTAATCTGCTCCTGCTGGTTTGCAAACCATTCAAACAATATGTTAAGTTATTCTCATCCCTAATTTCATTAAGCAGTCTGGCTTTATCAATCATTTCACTTTGTTCATTTGTAACAGTGATAATCACCATGTAATTAATTTTATTGTAATCAATCACAATGTTGTTAAGTCTGCTCATATTAGCCTAATCATTAGCTAGAACAGTATTTATCCACCTAAGATGACTAGTGTATAGCACGTCACTGTAGGCACTTGTTAACAATGAATTAACGcataaaagttaaaaagtaaACGATTCGGCAAGACATCTAAGGTATTGCAGCTAGTTCAGTGTTAGACCAGATGGCCTATATATTGTACTGTGCTGTCTTAGTTAAATCTCAAATAAGTCCTGTCACTAAGTATGCACTAACAAGTATGCAAAATAgcactgttttactgtttaataGTCAGTTGAAAACTGCTATTAAAGGTAGATTACTGATACAGATGGTGCCTAGCAACTATCAGCATCACCATCTCCTATTAATTCCATGACGACACGAAGAGAGAGCAGTATGGTGAGGGGTTACCATGGTAACATTCTTAGTACCCCTTCCTACACTCCCTCCCTGCATGTTTAGAGCCCTGTCGGTCCAGACAAATCAAACAGCGCTAACTGTGACAGCAGTAAAAACGTTAACGGCCTAATTCACAAGACAAATTGTTCAGCCTGTCTTTTATGATGATAGATTACTGAATCAAGTTTCAATCCGTGGAGGCTCTGGTTGCTCCCAAGAGGAGAGTGGATTTGGTGCTAACAAAGCCCCTGTATTACAGTTTTATGACCATGCGGCAGAATAAAGGCCTTCAGCATCAACTTCAACATGCGTGAATatgaacaaagacacagaatCTGGTGAACCTAGATTGAAACTACAATTTCTGTACTTTGCATTTAAGATGATTTGATTATGACATTGATGCTGACATTCAAAATTTAGCAGAGCAAGTACCATATGTCATCCACAAAATGAACTGGAGATATTTTCAGTCACCCTTCCCTAGAGAATCCAGGCGAGAAAAAGTGAGGACCTCTGTTGATCAGACTTGTCCTTGaaggttttatttatatatgctACCTGAGACAGGAATTGGAGCACAGCAGACTATAGCCTAGCTAAAGACAGCTCTGTCTGAAATGGTATGAGTATTTAGCCTCAGACTGCTGTGGAGAAGCTGTGGTTTATATGCAAAACATTAAACTTATGACAGCAAATGATAAACAATGTATTAAGAAGAAGCATCAAACTTTATCGTCATTACTCTTTTAACCTAAGGCTCTGCAGTGTCATTTTCAGACCCAAGTGACCTTACCTCCCCTTGGTGGTCAGCAACTGTCCCATCTGCACTATGAGTGAGGGTGATGCTTTCCTCTTCACACGTTGCATCACTTTTCTCCTGTATGTCAGAATCAGCTGTTCCTTCTTCTGCCAGTTCCTCTGTTTCCTTTGATGTGACCTCCTTTTCATCCACTGTATCCTCTGGCTGTGACTCTACAAGTGTCCTCTGACTCTCCTCATTCTCCTCTGGTAGCTGTTGTGCACTTGCCTCAAaagtttcactctttgtctccAGTGCAACAGTTGATATATTTGAATGGGTTATTTGTGATGAATGATTCTCCGCATCGTCATTATCAATTTTTTCATCCTCCGTCAAACTATAACCTTCTGTATGTAAGTCCTCTTTGTCTCCTTCAGCTCCTTCTATCACTTCATCTTCTGTAAAGTCAACGTTGTTTGACTTGGTCTCTTTTTCAGAATCCATTACCTGGTGAATTTCATCTTCATTATTACCgtttgtattattttcattttcatgatcGGTTTCATCCTCTGGTGCCTCTTCATCCGTTTTGGTGGTGGGCTGATGTGATGAGCTGATGTTTTTAACGccttttcccttttcatcaTCGTCACTCTTGTTAAAATTAGAATAATCTGTATCCACCTTCTCCTTTATTATTTCAGATGTCTCATGTGGACTTCCCATTTTATCCTGTTCAGAGTGAACTTCCTTTTCAATTTCCTCCATTTCAGGTTCACCTTGGTCTTGTATAACAGATATCTTTTGGCTGGTTCCTACTGGACTGCCCTCATCTTCAAAGCTAATACCAACCAAAGAATCGTCTTTTGGTATACTGTCTAAACCACCCTCAATATCTGCTAAAACTTCACGAGTTTCCCCATAGTAAACTTCAATCTCTGTTCTTTCCTCCAGCGCAGtcttttcttcctgttcttctGATTCTTGTTCATTGCCCTCAGGGATTTCGGATTCAGACAGTGATGGCTGTACAAGAATTTCCTCAGGCTGGAGTTTTAAGGTTTTTTCTTCGACAGTATGTGTATCATTTTCACCAGTCGCTCTTTCCAATatcttctgttctgtttctccaAGCTCTGTTGCGCACACATCTACATCAGCCAGCCCAGAATATGGAAAGACCTCCACTGGTTCTTCAGTTTCAAcattttcctctccctctgagTCTAAAATCTCCTCATCTACAGCTACAGGCTCCTCAATACCTCCCTTATCTTCTTCCATTCCTAACTCCTGAGCACACACATCTACATTTAAAACCCCAGAGAATGATAACTCTCTGGACTCTAACTCAGACTCACATATATCCTGGTCTTCATCATTAGACTCCCTGATAACTTGATCAAGTTTAGTTATTGTTGAGCCTTTCTCATCCTCTGTCTCACTCAGTTCATTTGATTGTACATCTGCAACTGGGAGCTTGTTGATCACTTCTTCTGAAAGTCCACTTTCCACTGACATGCTCTTCTCTGTAATAtcgtgttttttttcttctgtgctttCAGTAAAAACAACCTCTTCAGGCATATGTTGTATTGTGGAATAATTTGAGGCTTCTACTGAATGACTTAATTGATCTTCAGTTTGGGACTCCTCTGGTATATCTCTAAAAAATACcaatcaaagtgaaaaatctAAGGTGAGAAATGTTCAATAtgacagtgaaaaaaatgtaagcAATAAAAGTGATTTAAGTGATGCtttttcaaaacaacacaatgcCAGAACGCCTCTGTGACACTCATCTGGAGCTTGTGACTGTCTTGCTGCTGCTGGCGGCATCCTGTTGATCAGTCCTGCTCTTTCTTCTCAGCCTTGACGCTGTAAACCTAACAGTGCTTTCAGTACTGAGCTGTCTGTGCTACTTCCGGGCCTCTATTCTACAAAGTATGTTGAGTGATTGCAGTATGATAATTGCAGTTTTGTGCTTAAGAGTGTgcacatttttctaattttattttcctgaaCACCTGAACGAAATCCACAGCAACTCCACACAAAACCTAACACCAAAGGAGAATATAAAcctaataaaaaatatgaaacaaatatattttatttctgtctctttgcttCTCACTATCCTTTCCCTTATGTTGATATTTGCCCTTTCCTGTAGCTCCTCCTTGCTGTTTACAACATATAAGGTGAGACTCACTTTGTTACAGCTGTTGCAGTCTCTTTTTCAAATCTAGCCTGTTGGgagataaaacaaacaacattaaaGGTGTAGTGGTGGAAAGATTATAGATATGGTGAGAGTAGTGGTTTATGCATTGTAGGCTGTCTTAGTACAGTACCTCAGTAGTCTTGAATGCATGGTTGTTGTAGAATCTATCTTCCATTTTAGCAGCCCACTCAGCAGGATCCATGCCACTCTCTGCAAGCAGAAAGTAAATTATGTGACAGCAAAAGTCTAATGTGATAACATTTAATGCTGCAGTTACCTTCTCTGCGTTTCAGAAGCGTGTCGAAGTACTGTGCTGCATATTTAGGGATGTCTTCAGGTTGATCTCTCAGGACTTCTCTGGCCAGTCCCTCTAGGATGGTCCCAAATCCTCGCGGTACCCGCAGGTGTGTGTTAGAAAAAGGCACTGACATTTTTTAGTTACACTGGACCGGTAACTGCTGTGACAGCTAGAAATATCTAACCAGGAGAAATCGAAGTTTAATTTACCTCGGTATTTAACTTCCCCCCTGGTTTACAGCGTGAAAGGGGACAGAAGCTTGAAACAGGAACTTATGACAAAATATTAACTAACGTTACTTAGTTAAGGCCTGAGTTACTGTAGCGAACAAGTCCACAGACACCgctaaaatatatattcattaagacttaaaaaatgtcaaagcatGAGCTAAATAATTAGTTACAACTGCTGTCTGAAATAACCTGCAATTCACACACACCTTTATTTTAATGCTACCAAGAGTAACTTAACGCTAGCTAggcttctgtgttttgttgacaaCCGTTTCTAGGCAACGACGGGTTTAACTATGGGAAATGATTAGGCTCAAATTGCATAAAGTCACCAGAAACAACGTCTTTATTGGATATAGATGcggattaattaaaaaaacatatcacacataaaataaacaaaatcctATATGTACATATGCAATAAAATTACTTAACGACAGAATAACGTGAACGTTTTTAGGCGTgtacaacataaaaaacaaaacgaaacaaaaccgAGTTTTCGTCTCCCCGGGCGTCAGTCAGGCGTAAGTGATGACCGCATACTCAGAGTTGGTGCTCATCTTCCGGCTGACTTCTTTGGGCATGTGCACGTGCAGTCTGTCCGCTGAGCGTGAGGCCTGCAGGTGACACCTTGATTCATCCCCCCACCACTGAGGGGGCAGCAGAGACATGAAGAGAATATGGTATGTTATGTTATTACTGCAAATGTACATACAAcaataaaattcaatttaaaaaagtcattaaaatgGTACCAGCCAGGTAACTGCTGATTCATTTGAACTGGTAGCCTATATACTGTTTAGCCATTGTGACTCTTTGCACATCACCGGCAACAATAAAATACTGTGGGCATTTACCAGCCTTAGATTCATGTACATGCAAAGTTGTAAAGTTTTGCTCAAAGAATAGAGAATAAACTTTTATGAATATGGGGTTTAGTGAGATAAAAGTGACTAATGTGGACATTTTATTCTTATCTTATATCTCTCACCTCATTTTGATCTCCAGGAGTCAAGTAGCCAACCTGAGTGAGCTCTGGTGTACTGACACCTCGGACAGTAATCATTATGTCAGCATATGGAACTTCAGTGTCACTTTCATTATCTGGGTCAAaagaattatttaatttttagcAACTGTTATAATATATAATCTTCATATAAattacatgaaaagaaaaatgttactAGAGATGATCTTACCTGGTGTAGGAATCCTCAAAGTCACTCTTTCACTTTGTGCTGACAGTGATCCTGGGGAATATGACAAGTATGAATGGCAGGCCTGTTTCTGCAGGGTAAAAttctcacatttcatttttgatatTTCAAATTGTTTACCTTTCAGTGGAGATAGAACGGCACTGGATGGTAGTGGTGAGCTAAAATAGTGATAGTGgataattaaataatataaataatcaaATCATAGACCTTTAATGGTTTTTGAAACCATAGATTTAAGATTTGTTCTCAAACTATACTCACCCAGACCTGGACTCAACAGACTCCCCTGCAATGTGTGATAAATATTAATGCAATGATCTGCAGATAAAATTCTTTATTACTCCATTCAGAATTGCTATTTTTTTGAGTAAGAATATGATCACAAGGTAGTATTTTGGAATCACCTTTGCCACTCCATCTCTGTCTATTCTGGTGCAGGCACAGGTAAGCAGCCAatgctgaaagcaccatggcCACAGCAACAGTGACTGCTGCTAAAACCTTAATTCCCACAAATTCTCCTGTGAACAACAGCAGTATTAACTTGGATTGTATTGTTTAAAAGGGCAACCTTATTTTTCAGTTCCACACTTATATGTACATAATTATAGAAAATATAGTTACACATTATCTAAATATAATGTAGATAATCTGTAGATATTCTGCACTGTTTGACAGTGTTCTCTCTCACCTCTACCTGAATCTTCTGGCTTAGCAGGGAGAGATGCTGGGAAATGTAaagaacagtaaaaataaatgaaagtgatgtgtaaaaataatgtatAGTTAGAAATATTTTGTATCAGACATCTTAATTAGTTACTTGAAAGTTACTCACTTGTGCAGTTTGGGGCACTTGTTTgagctaaaacacaaaaacaaaattatatcaAATGTATagcctcctgagacccagcccactgacttgtgtcccttgtagtggacagtttgt contains these protein-coding regions:
- the nrgnb gene encoding neurogranin (protein kinase C substrate, RC3) b, encoding MSVPFSNTHLRVPRGFGTILEGLAREVLRDQPEDIPKYAAQYFDTLLKRREESGMDPAEWAAKMEDRFYNNHAFKTTEARFEKETATAVTKDIPEESQTEDQLSHSVEASNYSTIQHMPEEVVFTESTEEKKHDITEKSMSVESGLSEEVINKLPVADVQSNELSETEDEKGSTITKLDQVIRESNDEDQDICESELESRELSFSGVLNVDVCAQELGMEEDKGGIEEPVAVDEEILDSEGEENVETEEPVEVFPYSGLADVDVCATELGETEQKILERATGENDTHTVEEKTLKLQPEEILVQPSLSESEIPEGNEQESEEQEEKTALEERTEIEVYYGETREVLADIEGGLDSIPKDDSLVGISFEDEGSPVGTSQKISVIQDQGEPEMEEIEKEVHSEQDKMGSPHETSEIIKEKVDTDYSNFNKSDDDEKGKGVKNISSSHQPTTKTDEEAPEDETDHENENNTNGNNEDEIHQVMDSEKETKSNNVDFTEDEVIEGAEGDKEDLHTEGYSLTEDEKIDNDDAENHSSQITHSNISTVALETKSETFEASAQQLPEENEESQRTLVESQPEDTVDEKEVTSKETEELAEEGTADSDIQEKSDATCEEESITLTHSADGTVADHQGEVRSLGSENDTAEPYMDCHNEECNRPQEEEDIMDIPLDDPEANRAAAKIQAGFRGHMTRKKMKPEDKTEGEEVSSTGDVLNGSQGDTETGGSGAVERDDTSVPEQ
- the LOC113124794 gene encoding uncharacterized protein LOC113124794 — translated: MSSVHFISLLFLVTQDLLSCVYMKTSFDLTVALGDSLTLNCSYNCSTGFVRGCWRKASDNSGCLGKYSKSSFCTTSLHLSNVSTEDLKNYTCYTEDTEDPQLPRKIELTVLLQLEAQTSAPNCTTSLPAKPEDSGRGEFVGIKVLAAVTVAVAMVLSALAAYLCLHQNRQRWSGKGESVESRSGSPLPSSAVLSPLKGSLSAQSERVTLRIPTPDNESDTEVPYADIMITVRGVSTPELTQVGYLTPGDQNEWWGDESRCHLQASRSADRLHVHMPKEVSRKMSTNSEYAVITYA